In one window of Azotobacter salinestris DNA:
- a CDS encoding RNA polymerase factor sigma-70 codes for MLADRLLSRPSLAPQIQSFIDHRTALIKIAANITGCRSRAEDVVQDAFFRLESAHLPSHSIKAQLSYMFRTVRNLAIDYYRKQAFEQRHRGSEEEGMTVEQQEGASPESLHQCQETLELIAEALEQLPERTRYAFEMYRIHGRQQREIARELGVSPTLVNFMIRDAMVHCRKHLEAAGRHV; via the coding sequence ATGCTTGCCGACCGTCTCCTGAGCAGACCGTCCCTTGCTCCCCAGATCCAATCCTTCATCGACCACCGCACCGCCCTGATCAAGATCGCGGCGAATATCACCGGATGTCGCTCCAGGGCCGAGGACGTCGTTCAGGATGCTTTCTTTCGGCTGGAGTCCGCCCACTTGCCCAGCCACTCAATAAAAGCGCAATTGAGTTACATGTTTCGGACCGTACGCAACCTGGCGATCGACTATTACCGCAAGCAGGCGTTCGAGCAGCGTCACCGGGGCAGCGAGGAGGAAGGGATGACGGTCGAGCAGCAGGAAGGCGCATCGCCGGAAAGCCTGCACCAGTGCCAGGAAACCCTCGAACTGATCGCCGAGGCGCTGGAGCAGCTCCCGGAGCGCACCCGCTACGCCTTCGAGATGTACCGCATCCACGGCCGGCAGCAGCGGGAAATCGCCCGCGAACTCGGCGTCTCGCCGACCCTGGTGAACTTCATGATCCGCGACGCCATGGTGCATTGCCGCAAGCACCTCGAAGCCGCCGGGCGCCATGTCTAG
- a CDS encoding efflux transporter outer membrane subunit, whose amino-acid sequence MRRKPLALLGLYLLLPACSGPLPQPDSGLAIPGQWQHPPATATAMPDADWWRSFGSEELDRLIERAHTSSHDIAAALARLRQARATATVEGAPVLPELNGEANANHDRLIGSTDGYSNELGATEEDRRMDHFDTLLSVSYELDLWSANRSRRAAARKRVEASERDRAAVELTVTASVAGTYLQVLALREQIRIARLNLSNAEQVLKLVEARHAAGASHALELAQQRSLTANQRWQIPRLEQEEREATIVLATLLGVPVQQLRIRGEFGALRAPDIRAGLPGELLVRRPDIARAEAELAAAEGDVRVARAALLPTLDLEIGLGGGAERASVLADNPFPFLVLEAGLSAPIFNAGRLRAEREQALAKQEELLHDYRRAIVDGLADVEKALNALAGTERQLHWQREELEQARQSFALAEIRYRAGADTLLDSLEAQRTLFQAQDQEIQLRLARLQASVSLFKALGGGWQSGSGGDDGRSE is encoded by the coding sequence GTGAGACGAAAGCCGCTCGCCCTGCTCGGCCTGTACCTGCTCCTGCCCGCCTGCAGCGGCCCGCTGCCGCAGCCGGACAGCGGCCTGGCCATTCCCGGGCAGTGGCAGCACCCGCCGGCGACGGCCACGGCAATGCCCGACGCCGACTGGTGGCGCAGCTTCGGCAGCGAGGAGCTGGACCGGCTGATCGAGCGGGCCCACACCTCCAGCCACGACATCGCCGCAGCGCTCGCCCGGCTGCGCCAGGCGCGGGCCACGGCGACGGTCGAGGGCGCGCCGGTCCTGCCCGAACTGAACGGCGAGGCGAACGCCAACCACGACCGGCTGATCGGCAGCACCGACGGCTACAGCAACGAGCTGGGCGCCACCGAGGAGGACCGGCGCATGGATCATTTCGACACCCTGCTCAGCGTCAGCTACGAGTTGGACCTGTGGAGCGCCAACCGCTCACGGCGGGCCGCCGCGCGCAAGCGGGTCGAGGCCAGCGAGCGGGATCGGGCGGCGGTCGAGCTGACGGTCACGGCCAGCGTCGCCGGCACCTATCTGCAGGTGCTGGCGCTGCGCGAACAGATCCGCATCGCCCGGCTCAACCTGAGCAACGCCGAACAGGTGCTGAAACTGGTCGAGGCCCGTCATGCCGCCGGCGCCAGCCATGCCCTGGAGCTGGCCCAGCAGCGCAGCCTGACCGCCAACCAGCGCTGGCAGATTCCTCGGCTGGAGCAAGAGGAGCGGGAAGCGACCATCGTCCTGGCGACGCTGCTCGGCGTTCCCGTGCAGCAGCTGCGGATCCGCGGCGAGTTCGGCGCCCTGCGCGCGCCGGACATCCGGGCCGGTCTACCCGGCGAACTGCTGGTCCGTCGTCCGGACATCGCCCGGGCCGAGGCCGAACTCGCCGCCGCCGAGGGCGACGTGCGGGTGGCGCGCGCCGCGCTGCTGCCGACCCTCGACCTGGAGATCGGCCTGGGCGGCGGGGCCGAGCGCGCCAGCGTGCTCGCCGACAATCCCTTTCCCTTCCTCGTGCTCGAAGCCGGCCTGAGCGCGCCGATCTTCAACGCCGGGCGGCTGCGTGCCGAACGCGAGCAGGCCCTGGCCAAGCAGGAGGAGCTGCTGCACGACTATCGCCGGGCGATCGTCGACGGGCTGGCCGACGTGGAGAAGGCCCTCAATGCACTCGCCGGCACCGAGCGCCAATTGCACTGGCAGCGCGAGGAGCTGGAGCAGGCCCGGCAGAGCTTCGCCCTGGCCGAGATACGCTATAGGGCGGGCGCCGACACCCTGCTCGACAGCCTCGAGGCCCAGCGCACGCTGTTCCAGGCGCAGGACCAGGAAATCCAGCTGCGCCTCGCCCGCCTGCAGGCATCGGTCAGCCTGTTCAAGGCCCTCGGCGGCGGCTGGCAGAGCGGATCCGGCGGCGACGACGGACGGAGCGAGTGA
- a CDS encoding efflux RND transporter periplasmic adaptor subunit codes for MTYLRWPLLLTLLGCALALTGWQRFAPPVPAYDAVPVERGDIESGIAASGILQPRHYTDVVAQTSGRLLRLHVGVGDSVQAGQLVAEIDPSEQRAVVDASRAQLETLRALREEQLAQRDLAGQQYERQRTLARSGAARQEDVQTTHAELRVAEARLKSTDVQLRQAEASLRSEEAGLAHTRLHAPLDGTVIAVGQTLDIQKRTPLIRIARLTSMTVRALVPEADINRVRPGMPAWFTTLGGGGRRWQARVRQILPVPPKPLEQLGPDAGEPAGQAAGQGPGVLYSVLLDVDNEDRALMAEMTARVFFVDSHVRDALIAPLAALQESADKPDVHRVQVLRQDGEPDLREVRTGIRDQQRIEVLEGLAEGERLLVNAASRHEQ; via the coding sequence ATGACATACCTCCGCTGGCCCCTGCTCCTGACCCTGCTCGGCTGCGCCCTGGCCCTGACCGGCTGGCAGCGCTTCGCGCCGCCCGTGCCGGCCTACGACGCCGTGCCCGTCGAGCGCGGCGACATCGAGAGCGGCATCGCGGCGTCGGGCATCCTGCAACCCCGCCACTACACGGACGTCGTCGCCCAGACCTCCGGACGGCTGCTGCGCCTGCATGTCGGGGTCGGCGACAGCGTGCAGGCGGGGCAGCTGGTCGCCGAGATCGACCCGTCCGAGCAGCGGGCCGTGGTGGATGCCAGCCGGGCGCAGCTCGAAACCCTCCGGGCCTTGCGCGAGGAGCAACTGGCCCAGCGCGACCTGGCCGGCCAGCAGTACGAACGGCAACGGACCCTGGCCAGAAGCGGCGCGGCGCGCCAGGAGGACGTGCAGACCACCCACGCCGAGCTGCGGGTGGCCGAGGCGCGCCTGAAGAGCACCGACGTCCAGCTCAGGCAGGCCGAGGCCAGCCTGCGCAGCGAAGAAGCCGGACTGGCCCACACGCGCCTTCATGCACCGCTGGACGGCACCGTGATCGCCGTCGGCCAGACGCTCGACATCCAGAAGCGAACACCCCTGATCCGCATCGCCAGACTGACGTCGATGACCGTCCGGGCTCTGGTTCCCGAGGCCGACATCAACCGGGTGAGGCCCGGCATGCCGGCCTGGTTCACCACCCTCGGCGGCGGCGGCCGGCGCTGGCAGGCGCGCGTCCGGCAGATACTGCCGGTGCCGCCGAAGCCGCTGGAGCAGTTGGGCCCCGACGCCGGCGAGCCGGCCGGGCAGGCAGCCGGCCAGGGCCCGGGGGTGCTGTACAGCGTGCTGCTCGACGTCGACAACGAGGACCGGGCGCTGATGGCGGAAATGACCGCCCGGGTGTTCTTCGTCGACAGCCACGTCCGGGATGCGCTCATCGCGCCGCTCGCCGCCCTGCAGGAGAGTGCCGACAAGCCGGACGTCCATCGGGTGCAGGTGCTGCGGCAGGACGGCGAGCCGGATCTGCGCGAAGTCCGTACCGGCATCCGCGACCAGCAGCGTATCGAAGTGCTCGAAGGGCTCGCCGAGGGCGAGCGGCTGCTCGTCAACGCCGCCAGCCGCCACGAGCAATGA
- a CDS encoding FecR/PupR family sigma factor regulator, which produces MNGPLPPAPGTSPAEEAAYWCMRLHEDDCSEDERQAFQRWLDASPEHAREFAAMLEIWELSADLPPAFGPRAAAPARPRRHSCLRRMGLAAGLAALVLLPAGYGGWRMGWIPGSYIQGLIHDLAHPLSAHVHH; this is translated from the coding sequence ATGAACGGTCCCCTTCCTCCCGCTCCCGGCACTTCGCCTGCCGAGGAGGCCGCCTACTGGTGCATGCGGCTGCACGAAGACGACTGCAGCGAAGACGAGCGGCAGGCCTTCCAGCGTTGGCTCGACGCGAGCCCCGAGCACGCCCGCGAGTTCGCGGCGATGCTGGAGATCTGGGAGCTCTCCGCCGATCTTCCGCCCGCGTTCGGTCCCCGCGCGGCCGCCCCCGCCCGCCCGCGCCGCCACAGCTGCCTGCGCCGGATGGGACTGGCGGCCGGTCTGGCGGCGCTCGTTCTGCTCCCGGCCGGCTACGGCGGCTGGCGGATGGGCTGGATTCCGGGCAGCTACATCCAGGGCCTGATCCACGACCTGGCGCATCCGCTCTCCGCGCACGTCCATCACTGA
- a CDS encoding MbtH family protein has protein sequence MSTSCFDREDETFIVLVNHEGQYSIWPHWKAVPGGWSAVDGVRGDKKTVLDYVEKTWTDMRPLSLRQWMDEQAAAPAATCQ, from the coding sequence ATGTCTACCAGCTGCTTCGACCGCGAGGACGAAACCTTCATCGTGCTCGTCAACCACGAAGGACAGTACTCCATCTGGCCCCACTGGAAGGCCGTCCCCGGCGGCTGGAGCGCCGTCGACGGCGTGCGGGGCGACAAGAAGACCGTGCTCGACTACGTCGAGAAGACCTGGACCGACATGCGTCCGCTGTCGCTGCGCCAATGGATGGACGAGCAGGCCGCCGCGCCGGCCGCGACCTGCCAGTGA
- a CDS encoding thioesterase II family protein, protein MRPPLIDLLVLPCAGASATMYLRWRRLLPAWVRLVPVELPGRGARLGEPCVEDFERLVAQLCDEQAGVMDGCYALLGHSMGALLAYGIAQRQRALSRPLPRALFVSASAAPSRRDPERFAGKDDDAALVADLRRQGGTPEEVFGCAELLRLTLDTLGADYRVCESFRDTAPAPLPVALHAFGGRRDDIAAERMEAWRREAGGAFSLDWFDGGHFFIREREPQVLAVIVRELERQFSGVDHAAIARA, encoded by the coding sequence ATGCGGCCGCCCCTGATCGACCTGCTGGTCCTGCCGTGTGCCGGCGCCAGCGCGACCATGTACCTGCGCTGGCGCCGCCTGCTGCCGGCATGGGTGCGCCTCGTCCCGGTGGAGCTGCCGGGGCGCGGCGCCCGGCTGGGCGAGCCCTGCGTCGAGGACTTCGAGCGGCTCGTCGCGCAGCTCTGCGACGAGCAGGCCGGGGTCATGGACGGCTGCTACGCCCTGCTCGGACACAGCATGGGCGCCCTGCTCGCGTATGGCATCGCCCAGCGCCAGCGCGCCCTGTCGAGGCCGCTGCCGCGGGCCCTGTTCGTCTCGGCGAGCGCCGCACCGTCGCGGCGCGATCCGGAGCGCTTCGCCGGCAAGGACGACGACGCGGCCCTGGTCGCCGACCTGCGCAGGCAGGGCGGCACGCCGGAGGAGGTCTTCGGCTGCGCCGAGCTGCTGCGTCTCACGCTGGACACCCTGGGGGCCGACTACCGGGTGTGCGAGAGCTTTCGCGACACGGCGCCGGCGCCCCTGCCCGTGGCGCTCCACGCCTTCGGCGGGCGGCGCGACGACATCGCCGCCGAGCGCATGGAGGCGTGGCGGCGCGAGGCCGGCGGCGCCTTCTCCCTCGACTGGTTCGATGGCGGCCACTTCTTCATTCGCGAGCGGGAGCCGCAGGTGCTGGCGGTCATCGTGCGCGAACTGGAGCGCCAGTTCTCTGGGGTGGACCATGCAGCCATTGCACGTGCCTGA
- a CDS encoding 4'-phosphopantetheinyl transferase family protein — protein sequence MQPLHVPEALAADVGVWRLDLDLAAPLADADRSVLDAAEGARALCFRRHEDRVRFVATRAALRRLLAARLCCAPRALRFATNPHGKPRLCPSGGWAGEPAIDFNVSHAGSFALIAISRRGAVGVDIERCSPDLDTAGLEPWLLSPLERQLEAGRRPDFFERWVVKEAVFKALGLGIAGRLQQLSVLTPGQADGRRYGLRHARPEWSSVDAWRLDAPPGYAAALARTPACPTKELP from the coding sequence ATGCAGCCATTGCACGTGCCTGAGGCCCTGGCCGCGGACGTCGGCGTCTGGCGCCTCGACCTGGACCTGGCCGCGCCGCTGGCCGACGCCGACCGCAGCGTTCTCGACGCGGCCGAGGGCGCGCGGGCGCTGTGCTTTCGCCGCCACGAGGACCGGGTCCGCTTCGTCGCCACCCGCGCCGCGCTGCGCCGCCTGCTGGCCGCCCGACTCTGCTGCGCGCCCCGGGCGCTGCGCTTCGCGACCAACCCGCACGGCAAGCCGCGCCTGTGCCCGAGCGGCGGATGGGCGGGCGAGCCGGCGATCGATTTCAACGTTTCCCACGCGGGCAGCTTCGCGCTGATCGCCATTTCCCGGCGCGGCGCGGTCGGCGTTGACATCGAGCGTTGCAGCCCGGACCTCGACACCGCGGGCCTCGAGCCCTGGCTGCTCTCGCCGCTCGAGCGGCAGCTGGAGGCCGGCCGGCGGCCGGACTTCTTCGAGCGCTGGGTGGTGAAGGAGGCGGTGTTCAAGGCCCTGGGGCTGGGAATCGCCGGACGCCTCCAGCAGCTCTCGGTCCTCACACCCGGGCAGGCCGACGGGCGCCGCTACGGCCTGCGCCATGCCCGCCCCGAATGGTCGTCCGTGGACGCCTGGCGTCTGGACGCGCCGCCCGGATACGCCGCCGCCCTGGCGCGGACGCCCGCATGCCCAACCAAGGAATTGCCATGA
- a CDS encoding TauD/TfdA family dioxygenase — MNELLTRFERSAPEGSELPVLITPAEAGEPLLDAFPRLRAQIESHLATVGGVLLRGFAVPSLDAFREFAAAFGHPLLSYEFGSTPRTAVGGGVYTSTEYPAHQSIPLHNEQAYTREWPMKLWLHCVTAAAEGGETPIADSRAVYRRMPAAIRERFAPGVLYVRNYGDFDVPWQKVFNTESRAEVEAFCRRAGIRWEWKPDGELRTTQLCQAIEVHPLTGETVWFNQAHLFHVSNLQPEVRESLEELLGIENVPRNTYFADGSPIPDAIFDEVRAVLDAETVSFRWQEGDVMMLDNMLAAHARAPFKGARKVVVAMSEPHGNLDKF; from the coding sequence ATGAACGAACTGCTGACCCGCTTCGAGCGCAGCGCCCCGGAAGGGTCCGAGCTGCCGGTCCTGATCACCCCGGCCGAGGCCGGGGAACCGCTGCTGGACGCCTTCCCGCGCCTGCGCGCGCAGATCGAAAGCCACCTCGCCACGGTGGGCGGCGTGCTGCTGCGCGGCTTCGCGGTGCCGTCGCTGGATGCCTTCCGCGAATTCGCGGCCGCCTTCGGCCATCCGCTGCTCAGCTACGAGTTCGGCTCGACGCCGCGCACTGCGGTGGGCGGCGGCGTCTACACCTCCACCGAATACCCGGCCCACCAGTCCATTCCGCTGCACAACGAGCAGGCCTACACGCGCGAATGGCCGATGAAGCTCTGGCTGCACTGCGTGACGGCCGCCGCCGAAGGCGGCGAGACGCCGATCGCCGACAGCCGGGCCGTCTACCGGCGCATGCCGGCGGCCATCCGCGAGCGCTTCGCTCCCGGCGTCCTCTACGTGCGCAACTACGGCGACTTCGACGTGCCCTGGCAGAAGGTCTTCAACACCGAGAGCCGTGCCGAGGTCGAGGCCTTCTGCCGCCGGGCCGGCATCCGCTGGGAGTGGAAGCCGGACGGCGAACTGCGCACCACCCAGCTGTGCCAGGCCATCGAAGTCCATCCGCTGACCGGCGAGACGGTGTGGTTCAACCAGGCCCACCTGTTCCACGTCTCCAACCTGCAGCCCGAGGTGCGCGAGTCGCTGGAGGAGCTGCTGGGCATCGAGAACGTGCCGCGCAACACCTACTTCGCCGACGGCTCGCCCATTCCCGATGCGATCTTCGACGAGGTGCGCGCCGTGCTCGACGCCGAGACGGTGTCGTTCCGCTGGCAGGAGGGCGACGTGATGATGCTCGACAACATGCTGGCGGCCCACGCCCGCGCGCCGTTCAAGGGTGCGCGCAAGGTGGTCGTGGCGATGTCCGAACCGCACGGCAACCTGGACAAGTTCTGA